A part of Melittangium boletus DSM 14713 genomic DNA contains:
- the murQ gene encoding N-acetylmuramic acid 6-phosphate etherase, whose protein sequence is MGRSRSTRNALPPTEQLHPLAEDLDLVSPEEVVRRLHREDEAAVRAVRPALKEVARVARAVADALQAGGRLLYMGAGTSGRLGVLDASECPPTFGASPQQVQAVIAGGRRAVTHAVEGAEDDAEAGRASVIRLRVNPRDVVCGISASARTPFVRGALDEARQRGARTVLVCCNPPDPELSVDHVLLARTGPELVAGSTRLKAGTATKLILNALTTTAFVTLGKVYRGRMVDVRPTNQKLRARAARMVAELTDLTPPAAQRLLDAAGHEVKLALAMHFTGLSATEARRHLEHTPLRALSTAKRPRKRRSSD, encoded by the coding sequence GTGGGAAGATCGCGCTCGACACGGAACGCGCTCCCCCCCACCGAGCAGTTGCACCCCTTGGCGGAGGATCTCGACCTCGTCTCTCCAGAAGAGGTCGTCCGCCGTCTGCATCGGGAAGACGAGGCCGCTGTCCGAGCGGTCCGCCCCGCGCTGAAGGAAGTGGCGCGAGTGGCGCGGGCCGTGGCGGATGCCCTCCAGGCAGGTGGCCGCCTCCTTTATATGGGCGCGGGAACCAGCGGGCGCCTCGGCGTGCTCGACGCGAGTGAGTGCCCTCCCACCTTCGGTGCCTCCCCTCAACAAGTCCAAGCGGTGATCGCCGGTGGCCGCCGGGCGGTGACGCACGCCGTGGAAGGCGCGGAGGATGACGCCGAGGCGGGGCGAGCCTCCGTGATCCGGCTGCGCGTGAATCCGAGGGACGTGGTGTGTGGCATCTCCGCGAGTGCCCGGACTCCCTTCGTGCGGGGAGCCCTGGACGAGGCACGCCAGCGGGGCGCTCGCACCGTCCTGGTGTGCTGCAACCCACCGGACCCGGAGCTGTCGGTGGACCACGTGCTGCTGGCCAGGACGGGGCCGGAGCTCGTCGCGGGCAGCACGCGGCTCAAGGCGGGGACGGCGACGAAGTTGATCCTCAATGCCCTCACCACCACGGCCTTCGTCACGCTGGGCAAGGTCTACCGGGGGCGCATGGTGGACGTGCGGCCCACCAACCAGAAGCTGCGCGCGCGCGCGGCGAGGATGGTGGCGGAGCTGACGGACCTGACTCCGCCCGCCGCTCAGCGGCTCCTCGACGCGGCCGGCCACGAGGTGAAGCTCGCGCTGGCCATGCACTTCACGGGCTTGTCCGCCACCGAGGCCCGGCGGCACCTGGAACACACACCCCTGCGAGCCCTATCCACCGCGAAGCGCCCCCGGAAACGGCGGTCCTCGGACTGA
- a CDS encoding RCC1 domain-containing protein, whose protein sequence is MKTKAMSINTCWAACHAVLLLIVMGGCVGADEKEATHTDENFKEARQTIEARGTPIRLADGYHHSLVVRQDGTVWAWGKNTHGQVGNGSTSDQPSPVQVPGLTSIVAVAGGNDHSLALKSDGTVWAWGLNSTGSLGDNTTTNRSTPVQVSSLTDVIFIAARDYQSFALKSDGTAWAWGHNGSGQLGDNSTTTRLTPAQVQSVDGIISPLTNVVAISAGPYHTLALKSNGTVWAWGSNVYGQLGNGMPVNQKAAVQVVNLLDVVSISAGFYHSMALKADGTVAVWGANDRGQFGNNTRIASTIPVSISGLTNIKSVAAGRHHSMALKSDGTVVAWGYNVYGQVGNGSTTDVLVPVPVGNITGVTAISAGYDHSHAISGSSHTVWGWGYNYFGEVGDNTTVNRSSPVATPLTSGIMSIAGGNGHTLYAKWDGTVWAWGSNTSGQLGDGTPLRRLAPVPVKNPSGVGTLSSIVSVSARTDYSLALASNGTVLAWGQNTYGQLGDGTITNRLLPVPVPGVSGIVAISAGATHALALRFDGKVYAWGRNHMGQLGDGTQTDRRTPALVPYLDNVVSIAAGANHSLAVQRDGSAYAWGSGEEGQLCDYTSGVGHSSSFISQVPDIFGSVSVAAGTNHSVLLDVTGTAWACGDNQYGQLGNDSTTDSSQPVVVANLSNAARIAAGGNTSAAYSKSGALYTWGHNDYGQIGDGTTLSRSTIYQVSGFSGVTALAIGTSHTMAVKTNGSAYSWGRNNSGQIGDGSLTNRPSPTAALLP, encoded by the coding sequence ATGAAGACAAAGGCGATGTCCATCAATACCTGTTGGGCGGCCTGCCATGCCGTTCTTCTCCTGATCGTCATGGGAGGCTGCGTTGGCGCCGACGAAAAGGAAGCAACCCACACCGACGAGAATTTCAAAGAGGCCAGGCAGACGATTGAAGCCCGCGGAACGCCCATAAGGCTCGCGGATGGGTATCATCATTCACTCGTTGTTCGCCAAGATGGAACTGTCTGGGCGTGGGGGAAAAACACGCATGGACAGGTCGGCAACGGCTCGACGTCCGACCAACCCTCGCCGGTCCAGGTCCCCGGCCTGACCAGCATCGTCGCCGTCGCTGGAGGCAACGATCACTCGCTGGCACTCAAGTCCGACGGAACCGTGTGGGCATGGGGCCTCAATTCCACGGGCAGCCTCGGAGACAACACCACGACGAACCGGTCCACTCCTGTTCAGGTGTCTTCCTTGACCGACGTCATTTTCATCGCGGCCCGGGACTACCAATCATTCGCACTGAAGTCGGATGGAACAGCCTGGGCATGGGGCCACAATGGCTCTGGCCAACTTGGAGATAATTCGACCACGACTCGACTCACTCCGGCGCAGGTGCAGTCGGTCGACGGCATCATTTCACCTCTCACGAATGTCGTCGCGATTTCCGCGGGTCCATACCATACGCTCGCCCTGAAATCAAACGGAACGGTTTGGGCATGGGGCTCCAATGTATATGGCCAGCTCGGGAATGGAATGCCGGTGAACCAGAAGGCCGCCGTGCAGGTCGTGAACCTGCTCGATGTCGTGTCGATCTCCGCTGGATTCTACCACTCCATGGCCTTGAAAGCAGACGGAACCGTGGCTGTCTGGGGGGCCAATGACCGGGGCCAATTCGGGAACAACACCCGCATTGCCAGCACCATTCCCGTGAGTATATCCGGCCTGACCAACATCAAGAGCGTGGCAGCAGGAAGGCACCACTCAATGGCCCTCAAGTCCGATGGAACGGTTGTCGCATGGGGGTACAACGTTTACGGGCAAGTCGGCAACGGGTCCACGACCGACGTCCTTGTGCCCGTCCCCGTAGGGAATATCACAGGGGTCACAGCGATATCGGCAGGGTACGATCACTCCCACGCAATCAGTGGTTCGAGCCATACCGTTTGGGGGTGGGGCTATAATTACTTCGGAGAAGTTGGTGACAACACGACGGTGAACCGTTCCTCGCCGGTCGCCACTCCGCTCACTTCCGGGATCATGAGTATAGCCGGCGGCAATGGTCATACCCTCTACGCCAAATGGGACGGCACCGTGTGGGCCTGGGGCTCCAATACATCCGGTCAACTCGGCGATGGTACCCCCTTGCGTCGATTGGCGCCTGTTCCAGTCAAGAACCCGTCCGGTGTGGGCACTCTGTCGAGCATCGTCTCGGTCTCGGCCAGAACCGACTATTCGCTTGCCCTGGCATCAAACGGAACCGTTCTCGCTTGGGGACAAAACACCTACGGCCAACTCGGCGATGGCACCATCACGAACCGGCTCCTCCCAGTTCCGGTTCCGGGCGTGAGTGGCATTGTGGCCATCTCCGCGGGTGCAACTCATGCTCTCGCGCTCAGATTCGACGGGAAGGTCTATGCCTGGGGACGAAATCACATGGGCCAACTCGGTGATGGAACCCAGACCGATCGCCGCACCCCCGCCCTGGTCCCTTATCTCGACAACGTCGTTTCGATAGCGGCTGGCGCCAATCATTCCCTGGCGGTCCAGCGGGATGGCAGCGCTTATGCCTGGGGAAGCGGCGAGGAGGGGCAACTCTGTGACTACACCTCTGGTGTCGGGCATTCCAGCTCGTTCATTTCCCAGGTTCCAGATATTTTCGGGAGCGTCAGCGTCGCAGCTGGCACGAATCACTCGGTGTTGCTGGATGTGACCGGAACCGCGTGGGCTTGCGGTGACAACCAGTACGGCCAGCTCGGCAACGACAGCACCACGGACAGCTCACAACCCGTTGTCGTCGCGAACCTGAGCAACGCCGCGCGCATCGCCGCCGGTGGAAATACTTCCGCAGCCTATAGCAAGAGTGGCGCCCTGTATACGTGGGGCCACAACGACTATGGACAGATCGGTGATGGGACCACACTCAGCAGAAGCACGATTTACCAGGTCTCTGGCTTCTCCGGCGTGACGGCCCTCGCCATCGGAACATCACACACCATGGCGGTGAAAACCAATGGCTCCGCCTATTCGTGGGGGCGCAACAACTCTGGGCAGATTGGAGATGGCTCCCTGACGAATCGCCCAAGCCCGACAGCCGCCCTGCTTCCCTGA
- a CDS encoding aldo/keto reductase — MEYRKLGHSGLKVSNLCLGTMTFGEPSESSMMHGVAADEKTSFAIMDRALEAGINFWDTANVYGNDGLTERVLGNWFTQSKRRDEVVLATKFRFRMGKGPNDTGASRYQLRAAVEGSLRRLQTDRIDLYQVHMQDIDTPEEETLRAMEDLVRQGKVLYIGASNYAAYRLVDSLWTSKTQHLSRHVALQAQYSLVVRELEREHVSVCEQFGLGILPWSPLAGGFLSGKYRKGQPPPDSSRLAKWKDRLAGFDTPRHWRILEAVDAVAAELNASPSQVSLAWLLRKRAVTSVIFGARNVEQLEDNLKAAELKLDDAQMKRLDEASALELGYPYDFMQRVQGRW; from the coding sequence ATGGAGTACCGCAAGCTGGGGCACAGTGGCCTGAAGGTGTCCAACCTGTGCCTGGGAACGATGACGTTCGGCGAGCCGAGCGAGAGCTCGATGATGCACGGGGTGGCGGCCGACGAGAAGACGTCCTTCGCCATCATGGACCGCGCGCTGGAGGCCGGAATCAACTTCTGGGACACGGCCAACGTGTACGGCAACGACGGGCTCACCGAGCGAGTGCTGGGCAATTGGTTCACCCAATCCAAGCGGCGCGACGAGGTGGTGCTGGCCACCAAGTTCCGCTTCCGCATGGGCAAGGGACCCAATGACACGGGGGCCTCGCGCTACCAACTGCGCGCCGCGGTGGAGGGCAGCCTGCGCAGGCTCCAGACCGATCGCATCGATCTGTACCAGGTGCACATGCAGGACATCGACACGCCCGAGGAAGAGACGCTCCGGGCGATGGAGGACCTGGTGCGGCAGGGCAAGGTGCTCTACATCGGCGCGAGCAACTACGCGGCCTACCGGCTGGTGGACAGCCTGTGGACGAGCAAGACGCAGCACCTCTCTCGCCACGTGGCGTTGCAAGCCCAGTACAGCTTGGTGGTGCGCGAGCTGGAGCGCGAGCACGTGTCGGTGTGCGAGCAGTTCGGTCTGGGCATCCTCCCCTGGTCTCCCCTGGCGGGCGGATTCCTGTCGGGCAAGTACCGCAAGGGCCAGCCACCGCCGGACTCCTCGCGCCTGGCCAAGTGGAAGGATCGGCTCGCCGGCTTCGACACGCCCCGCCACTGGCGGATCCTCGAGGCGGTGGACGCGGTGGCCGCCGAGCTGAATGCCTCGCCCTCGCAGGTGTCGCTGGCATGGCTGCTGCGCAAGCGCGCCGTCACCTCCGTCATCTTCGGCGCGCGCAACGTGGAGCAGCTCGAGGACAACCTCAAGGCCGCCGAGCTGAAGCTGGACGACGCCCAGATGAAGCGGCTGGACGAGGCCAGCGCCCTGGAGCTGGGCTACCCGTACGACTTCATGCAGAGAGTCCAGGGCCGGTGGTGA
- the rpmB gene encoding 50S ribosomal protein L28, producing the protein MAWKCDLCGKRPLVGNNVSHANNKTKKRTLPNLQKIRASVNGTPTRVLACTRCIKAGKITKAA; encoded by the coding sequence ATGGCCTGGAAATGCGACCTCTGCGGCAAGCGGCCGCTGGTTGGCAACAACGTCAGCCACGCGAACAACAAGACCAAGAAGCGGACCCTGCCGAACCTGCAGAAGATCCGGGCATCCGTGAACGGCACTCCGACGCGCGTGCTCGCCTGCACCCGCTGCATCAAGGCCGGCAAGATCACCAAGGCGGCCTGA
- a CDS encoding family 43 glycosylhydrolase, giving the protein MLAASECTPGTSGNPIVAGWYADPDIKIYNGVYWVYPTYSAPYEAQTYLDAFSSTDLIHWTKHSKVLDKANVSWATRAIWAPSPIFRNNTYYLYFGANDIQNDGQLGGIGVAKSNNPGGPYVDAIGRPLISKFINGAQPIDQNIFIDDDGQAYLYYGGWGHCNIVKVNNDMISLDNSSFKEITPSGYVEGALMFKRKGKYYLMWSEGGWTGPDYRVSYAVANSPMGPFPKAGTILSQNAAIGKGSGHNSVVNVPGTDDWYIFYHRRPLGETDGNHRVLAYDRMYFNGDGTIQPVEMSSQDNFCDGNALGWTPYGGTWTVSNGRYATQQNPDAKALLDTHFSALAYEADVTPGASGDAGLLFRVSNPGAGLDAYKGYYAGIAAGSDRVVLGKANAGAWTELASAAATIDPNVTYHLAVVANGDRISVYLNHSTTPILTATDATYASGAVGVRAHDSAAAFDNVKATKPPGVIFYADGGYGGLGISLNAGSYTLAQLNAAGIPNDWMSSLRVPAGWTVQVYQHNDFAGTMWTFTADTSLLPAEANDQMSSVRIFAP; this is encoded by the coding sequence ATGCTCGCGGCGTCGGAGTGCACGCCGGGCACCTCTGGCAATCCCATCGTGGCCGGCTGGTATGCCGATCCAGACATCAAGATCTACAATGGCGTGTATTGGGTCTATCCGACGTACTCCGCGCCTTATGAAGCACAGACCTATCTGGATGCCTTCTCATCCACTGATCTCATTCACTGGACGAAGCACTCCAAGGTGCTGGACAAGGCGAACGTGTCCTGGGCCACCCGGGCAATCTGGGCGCCGTCGCCCATCTTCCGCAACAACACCTATTACCTCTACTTCGGCGCCAACGACATCCAGAACGATGGACAGCTGGGCGGTATCGGGGTCGCGAAGTCCAACAACCCCGGTGGGCCCTACGTCGACGCGATTGGCCGCCCTCTGATCAGCAAGTTCATCAACGGCGCACAGCCGATCGATCAGAACATCTTCATCGACGATGATGGCCAAGCCTATCTCTATTATGGCGGTTGGGGCCATTGCAACATCGTCAAGGTCAACAATGACATGATCAGCCTGGACAACTCGTCCTTCAAGGAGATCACGCCATCGGGCTACGTCGAGGGCGCGCTGATGTTCAAGCGCAAGGGTAAGTATTACCTGATGTGGTCCGAGGGCGGGTGGACCGGGCCGGACTACCGCGTGTCGTATGCCGTGGCCAATTCGCCGATGGGACCCTTCCCCAAGGCGGGGACGATCCTCAGCCAGAACGCGGCCATTGGTAAGGGCTCGGGACACAACTCGGTGGTCAACGTCCCCGGCACGGACGACTGGTACATCTTCTATCACCGCCGTCCGCTCGGAGAGACGGACGGGAATCACCGCGTGCTCGCCTATGATCGCATGTACTTCAACGGCGACGGGACCATCCAGCCGGTGGAGATGAGCAGCCAGGACAACTTCTGCGACGGCAACGCGCTGGGCTGGACTCCCTATGGCGGGACGTGGACCGTGTCGAACGGTCGCTATGCCACCCAACAGAACCCCGACGCCAAGGCCTTGCTGGACACCCACTTCTCCGCGCTGGCCTATGAGGCCGATGTCACGCCGGGCGCCTCGGGGGACGCTGGGTTGTTGTTCCGGGTGAGCAATCCGGGAGCGGGGCTCGACGCCTACAAGGGTTACTACGCCGGCATCGCCGCGGGCAGCGACAGGGTGGTGCTGGGCAAGGCGAACGCGGGAGCCTGGACCGAGCTCGCGAGCGCCGCCGCGACGATCGATCCGAACGTCACCTACCACCTCGCGGTCGTGGCCAACGGCGACCGCATCTCGGTCTATCTGAACCACTCGACGACCCCCATCCTCACGGCCACCGACGCCACGTATGCCTCGGGAGCGGTAGGAGTCCGGGCCCATGACAGCGCGGCCGCGTTCGACAACGTGAAGGCAACGAAGCCGCCCGGGGTCATCTTCTACGCGGACGGCGGGTACGGCGGCCTCGGGATCTCGCTGAACGCCGGGAGCTACACGCTCGCGCAGCTCAACGCGGCGGGCATCCCCAACGACTGGATGAGCTCGCTCCGGGTGCCCGCTGGCTGGACGGTCCAGGTCTATCAGCACAACGATTTCGCCGGGACGATGTGGACGTTCACGGCGGACACGTCGCTGCTCCCGGCGGAGGCCAACGATCAGATGTCGTCGGTGAGGATCTTCGCGCCGTAG
- a CDS encoding DUF697 domain-containing protein — protein sequence MNAEKAARSWVEESATRAAAAAAIPMPIPGAHTALTSAIEAYMIYHVAGIYGEKLTLGEALALVPTLGTGIVARKVATAVVGETVGQIPLVGWLVKGAASGGTAFAMGVVAVGYFEKKYPKREATPFATASLTDWVKAALAQLGSKIS from the coding sequence ATGAACGCGGAGAAGGCGGCACGCAGTTGGGTCGAGGAGAGTGCAACACGCGCGGCGGCGGCCGCGGCCATTCCGATGCCCATCCCTGGTGCGCACACGGCGCTCACGTCGGCCATCGAGGCCTACATGATCTACCACGTGGCCGGCATCTACGGAGAGAAGCTCACGCTCGGCGAGGCCCTGGCCCTCGTGCCCACGCTGGGCACCGGCATCGTCGCGCGCAAGGTGGCGACCGCCGTGGTGGGCGAGACGGTGGGACAGATTCCCCTCGTGGGCTGGCTGGTCAAGGGCGCGGCGAGTGGAGGGACCGCCTTCGCCATGGGCGTCGTCGCGGTGGGGTACTTCGAGAAGAAGTACCCCAAGCGCGAGGCCACCCCGTTCGCGACCGCGTCCCTCACGGATTGGGTGAAGGCCGCCCTGGCGCAGCTGGGCTCTAAAATCTCCTGA
- a CDS encoding CotH kinase family protein: MVGLLCPIVAHSFAAEDVLSRGDYPRVQARVPVVELRISAADLARLDEDPTSEATVPVVMVLDGRKAPGQVRYRGASTRTLPQKSFKVELDSGYDLDDRDHFELLASWSDSGKLTEKFAVDLYTAMGLPVPSARYVRVSINGQHNGLYLDMEHVGKEYLKQHGLEKKAAIYRCGHRNCELTLHPGSHQTDFEKKTQEASGRADLEALLAWVNRSDDADFEAKLARRVDVEAYLGNLVGDMLISNNYIEDSRSYWIHETSKDRWQYTPWDLNNAVMLHWRTWAPTDPPITHRWPQALSLYDPVVQQLYEQRVHERPAHKPTWSVLNTRLWDRPALRARMIAKLEAALSGPFSEARANAHLDALWALVEPEMRRDPYVSLEHLAHTREYIRTYVRERRAFLLQALSTLRAQGAGPLVIQEVAAGSAGYVELYNRGSSKLSLAGHELTNDLRAVVRFRLPARTLAPGQRLRLVADGDTSKGPLHLPFTLSASEGGEVGLFDGNILSDTGTPLVYGPVDAVYFGPSPANTVYGRLTPGGEDFGRRPRAP; encoded by the coding sequence ATGGTGGGGTTGCTGTGTCCCATCGTCGCGCATTCCTTCGCGGCGGAGGATGTTCTCTCGCGGGGTGATTATCCGCGTGTGCAGGCCCGGGTGCCGGTGGTCGAGCTGCGCATCTCCGCGGCGGACCTGGCGCGGCTGGACGAGGATCCCACGTCGGAGGCGACCGTGCCGGTCGTGATGGTGCTCGATGGCCGGAAGGCTCCGGGTCAGGTGCGCTACCGGGGCGCCAGCACACGCACCCTGCCCCAGAAGAGCTTCAAGGTCGAACTGGACTCCGGCTACGACCTCGACGACCGGGACCACTTCGAGCTGCTCGCGAGCTGGTCGGACAGCGGCAAACTCACGGAGAAGTTCGCGGTGGACCTCTACACCGCCATGGGCCTGCCGGTGCCGAGCGCCCGCTACGTGCGCGTGAGCATCAACGGCCAGCACAACGGGCTCTACCTGGACATGGAGCACGTGGGGAAGGAGTACCTCAAGCAGCATGGCCTGGAGAAGAAGGCCGCCATCTACCGCTGCGGCCACCGCAACTGCGAGCTGACGCTCCATCCGGGCTCCCACCAGACCGACTTCGAGAAGAAGACCCAGGAGGCGTCGGGGCGCGCGGATCTGGAGGCGCTGCTCGCCTGGGTGAATCGCAGCGACGACGCGGACTTCGAGGCGAAGCTGGCGCGGCGCGTGGACGTGGAGGCGTACCTGGGCAACCTCGTCGGGGACATGCTCATCTCCAACAACTACATCGAGGACTCGCGCAGCTACTGGATTCACGAGACGAGCAAGGACCGGTGGCAGTACACGCCGTGGGATTTGAACAACGCGGTGATGCTGCACTGGCGCACGTGGGCGCCCACGGATCCGCCCATCACCCACCGGTGGCCCCAGGCCCTCAGCCTGTATGATCCGGTGGTGCAGCAGTTGTACGAGCAGCGCGTGCACGAGCGTCCGGCCCACAAGCCCACCTGGAGCGTGCTCAACACCCGCCTCTGGGATCGGCCCGCCCTGCGCGCCCGGATGATCGCGAAGCTCGAGGCCGCGCTCTCGGGTCCCTTCTCCGAGGCGCGGGCGAACGCCCACCTCGACGCGCTCTGGGCGCTGGTGGAGCCCGAGATGCGAAGGGATCCCTACGTCTCGCTCGAGCACCTGGCGCACACGCGCGAGTACATCCGCACGTACGTGCGCGAGCGCCGCGCCTTCCTGCTCCAGGCCCTGAGCACGCTCCGGGCCCAAGGCGCGGGTCCCCTCGTCATCCAGGAGGTGGCGGCGGGAAGCGCGGGCTATGTGGAGCTGTACAACCGGGGCTCCTCCAAGCTGTCGCTCGCGGGCCATGAGCTGACGAATGATCTGCGGGCCGTCGTCCGGTTTCGATTGCCGGCCCGCACGTTGGCGCCAGGCCAGCGCCTGCGCCTGGTGGCGGACGGTGATACGTCCAAGGGCCCCCTGCACCTGCCCTTCACCCTGTCCGCCTCCGAGGGCGGTGAGGTGGGCCTCTTCGATGGAAACATCCTGTCGGACACCGGGACGCCCCTCGTGTATGGCCCGGTGGACGCCGTCTATTTCGGTCCGTCGCCCGCCAACACGGTGTATGGACGGCTCACACCGGGCGGTGAGGACTTCGGCCGCCGTCCGCGTGCGCCCTGA
- a CDS encoding NAD(P)-binding protein, protein MPAARPKQLPSTTAPSRHVYDVIVLGSQLGGALAAVMLAKRGYGVLLVEHDGTGPGYEHGGYLLPYAPFIAPSLKTMPAVEEAFTEVGLTTELQRHQQPHVPELQLVMPHHRLDLHADPARRSAEFVREFGSEGERVLADLSASLRQHEPSDAFFKEEPPLPPDGLLEAWNLKRRRGQHPGLETELRLAGEDAPSRLLRGLRPFAVHLDHPTSALARTRPLSQALQTPWRYPGGRDGLRQLLFERLQELGGDLLSSSNTDTYVVEELHFEGSRFSGVKLLRSDTLYRASCLVSATDAGALRRLMTGRKKHRGLSDQLDQSTIKSFLFAVNWVVPEAMLPRGMGELLLLDTEDAELGALLVQLHPARSADGKEDPSLRVVCAGGFVPASVRDLGESYLQTLAQRIDAHLNTLMPFTQGKRLLRSAPYLDASAVRGSRLMPHPHYVVDAEAALGVTGLKQQTPTKNLLLAGREVLPGLGLEGEFLAGIRATRLIQEMLKKKPVLRR, encoded by the coding sequence ATGCCCGCCGCCAGACCCAAGCAACTCCCCTCGACCACGGCCCCCTCCCGGCACGTCTACGACGTGATCGTCCTGGGCAGCCAGCTCGGAGGGGCGCTCGCCGCGGTGATGCTCGCCAAGCGGGGCTATGGCGTGCTGCTGGTGGAACACGATGGGACCGGGCCGGGCTACGAGCATGGGGGCTACCTGCTGCCCTACGCCCCCTTCATCGCCCCGTCCCTCAAGACGATGCCCGCGGTGGAGGAGGCCTTCACCGAAGTGGGCCTCACCACGGAGCTGCAACGCCACCAGCAGCCCCATGTGCCCGAGTTGCAACTGGTGATGCCGCATCACCGGCTGGACCTGCACGCCGACCCGGCCCGCCGGAGCGCCGAATTCGTCCGCGAGTTCGGGAGCGAGGGCGAGCGCGTCCTCGCGGACCTCTCGGCCTCGCTCCGGCAGCACGAGCCGTCCGACGCCTTCTTCAAGGAAGAGCCGCCCCTGCCCCCCGATGGCCTGCTGGAGGCCTGGAACCTCAAGCGCCGCCGGGGTCAGCACCCGGGCCTGGAAACGGAGCTGCGGCTGGCGGGCGAGGACGCCCCCTCCCGGCTGTTGCGCGGCCTGCGGCCCTTCGCCGTCCACCTGGATCACCCCACCTCCGCCCTGGCGCGCACCCGGCCCCTGTCCCAGGCCCTGCAGACCCCCTGGCGCTACCCGGGTGGGCGCGATGGCCTGCGGCAACTGCTCTTCGAACGGCTCCAGGAGCTGGGCGGAGACCTCCTGAGCTCCAGCAACACGGACACCTACGTGGTCGAGGAGCTGCACTTCGAGGGCAGCCGCTTCTCCGGGGTGAAGCTGCTGCGCTCGGACACCCTCTACCGGGCCTCGTGCCTGGTGTCCGCCACGGACGCGGGCGCGCTGCGGCGCCTGATGACGGGACGCAAGAAGCACCGCGGCCTGAGCGATCAGCTCGATCAGTCCACCATCAAGTCCTTCCTCTTCGCGGTGAACTGGGTGGTGCCCGAGGCGATGCTCCCGCGCGGCATGGGCGAGCTGTTGCTGCTGGACACCGAGGACGCCGAGCTGGGCGCCCTGCTCGTGCAGCTCCACCCGGCCCGCTCCGCCGACGGCAAGGAGGATCCCTCGCTCCGGGTGGTGTGCGCCGGGGGCTTCGTGCCCGCGAGCGTCCGGGACCTGGGCGAGAGCTACCTGCAGACGCTCGCCCAGCGCATTGACGCCCACCTGAACACCTTGATGCCCTTCACCCAGGGCAAGCGCCTGCTGCGCTCGGCTCCCTACCTGGACGCCAGCGCCGTGCGCGGCAGCCGGCTCATGCCCCACCCCCACTACGTCGTCGACGCGGAAGCGGCCCTGGGCGTCACCGGTTTGAAGCAGCAGACGCCCACCAAGAACCTCCTGCTCGCGGGGCGCGAGGTCCTCCCCGGACTGGGGCTGGAGGGCGAGTTCCTGGCCGGCATCCGCGCCACGCGCCTGATCCAGGAGATGCTCAAGAAGAAGCCCGTCCTCCGGCGCTGA
- a CDS encoding GNAT family N-acetyltransferase has translation MTDIVIRVARPDDAGPLSVLGWETFLDTFVKGFGIPYPEEDLATFFAQSYTPEAYARVIADPSRRVWLAERGGEGVAYVTAGNNALPHPEARPGEGELKALYVRRELHGSGLAPRLMDTALAWLDPEGGRRLWLGVWSGNLRAQRFYARYGFHKAGEYEFPVGRVRDREFILRRG, from the coding sequence ATGACCGACATCGTGATTCGCGTGGCGAGGCCGGATGACGCGGGGCCGCTCTCCGTCCTGGGCTGGGAGACCTTCCTGGATACCTTCGTGAAGGGCTTCGGGATTCCGTACCCGGAGGAGGACCTGGCCACCTTCTTCGCCCAGTCCTATACGCCCGAGGCCTATGCGCGGGTGATCGCGGATCCCTCCCGGCGTGTCTGGTTGGCCGAGCGCGGCGGCGAGGGGGTCGCCTACGTCACGGCGGGGAACAACGCCCTGCCGCACCCCGAGGCGCGGCCGGGCGAGGGCGAGTTGAAGGCCCTCTATGTCCGGCGCGAGCTGCACGGCTCGGGCCTGGCGCCACGATTGATGGACACCGCGCTCGCCTGGCTCGATCCGGAAGGCGGACGGCGGCTGTGGCTCGGCGTCTGGTCCGGCAATCTGCGCGCCCAGCGCTTCTACGCCCGCTATGGATTTCACAAGGCCGGGGAGTACGAGTTCCCCGTCGGCCGGGTCCGGGACCGGGAGTTCATCCTGCGGCGCGGCTGA